The Salvia miltiorrhiza cultivar Shanhuang (shh) chromosome 1, IMPLAD_Smil_shh, whole genome shotgun sequence genome has a window encoding:
- the LOC130998762 gene encoding sodium/hydrogen exchanger 1-like has translation MSVGLGSVLMNKLGGFASSDPDQVSVSSITLFVTLLCISVVLGHLLEENKWINESVNALFIGLGTGTILLLATNGVSSRILEFNEELFFIYLLPPIIFNAGFQVKKKQFFRNFMTITLFGAVGTMISFCIISFGAKLLFDQLNFGYLELQDYLAIGAIFSATDSVCTLQVLNQDETPFLHSLVFGEGVVNDATSVVLFNAIQKFDLSEIDSTMAFTFIGNFFYLFITSTLLGVLMGLLSAYIIRKLYFGRHSTDREVALMILMAYLSYIMAELFDLSGILTVFFCGIVMSHYTWHNVTESSRVTTKHAFATLSFIAETFIFLYVGMDALDLEKWKFASSSPGKSVGASAALFGLVVVGRAAFIFPLSFLFNFTKKSKSDKLNLKQQVTIWWAGLMRGAVSMALAYNQFAKSGHTKQPGNAIMITCTITVVLFTTVVFGLLTKHFVRFMFPPSDHINDRDVSEPSSPTSPMLPLLSNGEANGVERNVRRPCSLQMLLSAPTNTVHYYWRKFDDAFMRPVFGGRGFAEFVPGTPREDSDSHLV, from the exons atGAGTGTTGGTTTAGGTTCTGTGTTGATGAACAAATTAGGGGGATTCGCCTCCAGTGATCCTGATCAGGTTTCAGTTAGTTCCATTACACTGTTCGTCACCCTCCTCTGTATCTCCGTTGTGCTCGGCCATCTACTCGAAGAAAATAAATGGATTAATGAGTCTGTTAATGCTCTTTTCATT GGTTTGGGTACTGGTACCATTCTATTGCTTGCTACTAATGGAGTGAGCTCGCGGATCTTGGAATTCAACGAGGAGCTCTTTTTCATTTACCTCTTACCGCCTATTATATTTAATGCTGG GTTCCAGGTGAAAAAGAAACAATTTTTCCGGAACTTCATGACCATCACATTGTTTGGTGCAGTTGGGACGATGATATCCTTCTGCATCATCTCATTCG GTGCAAAATTGCTGTTTGACCAATTGAATTTCGGCTATTTGGAACTTCAGGACTATCTTG CTATTGGAGCCATCTTTTCAGCTACAGATTCTGTATGCACACTGCAG GTTCTTAATCAGGATGAGACACCATTTCTCCACAGTCTAGTGTTTGGGGAAGGTGTGGTCAATGACGCCACATCTGTGGTGCTATTTAACGCAATTCAGAAATTTGATCTCTCGGAGATTGATTCCACAATGGCCTTTACGTTCATTGGAAACTTCTTCTATTTGTTCATAACCAGTACTCTGCTTGGTGTCTTG ATGGGACTGCTGAGTGCTTATATTATTAGAAAGTTGTACTTTGGAAG GCATTCAACTGATCGTGAGGTTGCTTTAATGATTCTCATGGCTTACCTATCTTATATAATGGCCGAG CTCTTTGATCTGAGTGGGATTCTGACAGTGTTCTTCTGCGGCATTGTTATGTCGCACTATACCTGGCATAACGTGACAGAAAGTTCTAGAGTCACGACCAA GCATGCTTTTGCAACTTTGTCGTTCATTGCGGAGACATTTATCTTCCTGTACGTTGGTATGGATGCATTGGATCTTGAAAAATGGAAATTCGCAAGCAGCAG CCCTGGAAAATCTGTTGGAGCTAGCGCAGCTTTATTTGGTTTAGTTGTTGTTGGGAGAGCTGCTTTTATTTTTCCGCTGTCCTTCCTATTCAACTTTACAAAGAAATCTAAGAGCGACAAACTCAACCTCAAGCAGCAG GTCACAATTTGGTGGGCTGGTCTGATGCGAGGTGCTGTCTCGATGGCACTGGCTTATAATCAG TTTGCTAAATCTGGCCATACCAAGCAGCCGGGGAATGCGATCATGATCACCTGTACCATAACTGTGGTCCTCTTCACTACTGTG GTGTTCGGATTATTGACAAAGCATTTTGTGAGGTTTATGTTTCCTCCATCGGACCATATCAACGACAGAGATGTTTCAGAACCTTCTAGCCCGACGTCTCCGATGTTGCCCCTTCTGAGCAATGGGGAAGCGAATGGAGTGGAGAGGAATGTTCGACGTCCGTGTAGTTTGCAGATGCTTCTAAGTGCTCCAACCAACACAGTCCACTATTACTGGAGAAAGTTTGACGATGCGTTCATGCGGCCGGTGTTCGGAGGTCGGGGATTTGCGGAGTTCGTACCGGGCACACCAAGAGAAGATAGTGACAGCCATTTAGTATGA
- the LOC130998775 gene encoding uncharacterized protein LOC130998775: MANIAKLEFVALDISGKNYMSWTLDADIHLISRGLGETIKEGNKASDQDRAKALIFLRHHLHDDLKTEYLTVKDPQELWMNLKDRFDHQKTVVLPKARYEWMHLRLQDFKSQQYRERGFKKYSELIACLLVAEQNNELLLKNHALRPTGSAALPEANATFNHDNGRGRGNQRGRGRGRGYARGRGRGKPHDATFSNKKHKASNEHNSYKKEGECQRCGMTGHWARTCRTAKHLADLYQDSIKGKGKKESNNVDFDGPIDTTHLDVSDFFDDPKGDNIDQLIGGGVLEDNNMDTV; encoded by the exons ATGGCAAACATAGCCAAACTTGAGTTCGTCGCCCTTGACATCTCGGGCAAGAATTACATGTCATGGACTCTTGATGCTGATATTCACCTGATCTCAAGGGGTCTAGGAGAAACTATCAAAGAAGGAAACAAAGCGTCCGACCAGGATCGCGCTAAGGCACTAATATTCCTTCGTCATCACCTTCATGATGACCTTAAGACAGAGTATCTGACTGTCAAAGATCCACAAGAATTGTGGATGAACCTCAAAGACAGGTTTGATCATCAAAAGACTGTCGTCCTTCCTAAAGCTCGTTACGAGTGGATGCATCTAAGACTGCAAGACTTTAAGTCT CAACAATATAGAGAGCGGGGTTTCAAAAAGTATTCAGAATTAATAGCTTGTTTGTTGGTTGCCGAGCAAAATAATGAATTGCTCTTGAAAAATCACGCACTCCGCCCCACCGGTTCCGCTGCATTGCCTGAAGCCAATGCAACTTTCAACCATGATAATGGACGTGGTCGTGGGAACCAACGTGGACGTGGGCGTGGACGTGGATATGCTCGTGGTCGTGGACGCGGTAAACCACATGATGCAACCTTTAGCAACAAAAAGCATAAAGCATCCAACGAGCACAATTCATACAAAAAGGAAGGTGAATGCCAAAGGTGTGGTATGACAGGACATTGGGCACGTACTTGCCGAACAGCAAAACACCTTGCAGATCTATATCAAGATTCAATCAAGGGAAAAGGCAAGAAGGAGTCCAATAATGTTGACTTTGACGGTCCAATTGATACTACTCATTTAGATGTCTCCGACTTCTTTGATGACCCAAAAGGAGATAATATAGATCAATTGATCGGTGGTGGTGTGCTTGAAGATAATAATATGGACACCGTTTAG